In the Candidatus Baltobacteraceae bacterium genome, one interval contains:
- the mqnC gene encoding cyclic dehypoxanthinyl futalosine synthase: MSLHNLLERAADGKRLTFEEGVKLYREAPLHELGAAANARRMALHDPKVVTYVIDTTINYTNVCNVHCTFCAFFRPEKHGEGYTMSHDDVLGRVKYAADQGATQIMIQGGVNPEIRLDWFERLFNRVRAQYPNVDIHSLSVSEITGLAKIEGMTPRQILERLRAAGMKSLPGAGAEILVERVRKRISARKVRPEEWIDVMRDAQKLGMPTTATMMFGSIETDEERIMHLDVLRELQDETGGFTAFIPWYYVPWKTPLRGQEATGIEYLRVLAVSRLYLDNFAHLQASWLTPGLKMGQLALFYGCDDMGGTILEERVVKDAGSTNEATRKQLEEVIIGAGFRPVIRDTYWNIRSDIALATA; this comes from the coding sequence GTGTCGCTTCATAATCTGCTCGAACGCGCTGCCGACGGCAAGCGTCTGACCTTCGAGGAAGGGGTCAAGCTATATCGCGAGGCGCCGCTCCACGAGCTAGGTGCCGCAGCGAACGCGCGCCGTATGGCGCTGCACGATCCGAAGGTCGTCACCTACGTCATCGACACGACCATCAACTACACGAATGTTTGCAACGTGCACTGTACCTTCTGTGCGTTCTTCCGGCCGGAGAAGCACGGCGAAGGTTACACGATGTCGCACGACGACGTGCTCGGGCGCGTGAAGTATGCCGCGGATCAAGGCGCAACCCAGATCATGATTCAGGGCGGCGTCAATCCGGAGATACGCTTGGATTGGTTCGAGAGACTGTTCAATCGCGTTCGCGCGCAATATCCGAACGTCGACATCCATTCGCTGTCGGTTTCCGAGATCACGGGTCTGGCGAAGATCGAGGGAATGACGCCGCGACAGATACTCGAGCGGCTGCGCGCTGCCGGAATGAAATCGCTACCCGGCGCGGGTGCGGAAATATTGGTCGAGCGTGTGCGCAAGCGCATCTCGGCCCGCAAGGTGCGTCCCGAAGAATGGATCGACGTGATGCGTGATGCGCAGAAGCTCGGCATGCCGACGACGGCGACCATGATGTTCGGCTCGATCGAAACCGATGAAGAGCGGATCATGCACCTCGACGTTCTGCGCGAGCTGCAAGACGAGACCGGCGGCTTCACGGCGTTCATCCCGTGGTACTACGTGCCGTGGAAGACGCCGCTGCGTGGACAAGAAGCAACAGGGATCGAGTACTTGCGCGTGCTTGCCGTCTCGCGGCTCTATCTCGATAATTTCGCGCACTTGCAAGCCTCGTGGCTGACGCCCGGTCTCAAGATGGGTCAGCTCGCGCTGTTCTACGGCTGCGATGACATGGGCGGCACGATTCTCGAAGAGCGCGTCGTCAAAGACGCGGGCTCGACCAACGAAGCAACGCGCAAACAACTCGAAGAAGTCATCATCGGCGCGGGATTCCGTCCCGTCATCCGAGACACGTACTGGAACATTCGTTCGGACATCGCGCTCGCTACAGCCTGA